One region of Quercus lobata isolate SW786 chromosome 2, ValleyOak3.0 Primary Assembly, whole genome shotgun sequence genomic DNA includes:
- the LOC115973321 gene encoding 40S ribosomal protein S27-2-like, protein MVLQNYIDLLNPPTELEKRKHKLKRLVQSPDSFFMDVKCQGCFNITTLFSHSQTVVVYGNCQTVLCQPIGGRARLTEGCSFRKKGDFGVELGESSQLGECISSVVSGLWLLFASFHVG, encoded by the exons ATG GTTCTTCAGAACTATATTGATTTGCTGAACCCTCCGACGGAGCTCGAGAAAAGGAAGCACAAGCTTAAGCGTCTTGTTCAGTCGCCCGACTCATTTTTCATG GATGTGAAATGCCAAGGCTGTTTCAACAT CACAACTCTTTTTAGCCACTCCCAAACTGTGGTGGTTTACGGTAACTGCCAGACTGTGTTATGCCAGCCAATTGGTGGACGTGCTCGCCTCACTGAGGGCTGCTCTTTCAGGAAAAAGGGTGACTTTGGTGTTGAATTGGGTGAATCTTCACAATTAGGTGAATG TATAAGTAGTGTTGTTTCTGGATTGTGGCTTTTGTTTGCTAGTTTTCATGTGGGGTAG